DNA from Brassica napus cultivar Da-Ae chromosome C4, Da-Ae, whole genome shotgun sequence:
aaacggagacaacaaaggctccaaacctctttgaacatcatcatatgttagttcaggatgcaaatatgcattaaaacaatattgtcgtattttttgaaaaaaaattcaaaatctatgtgtaacccctacgaagatattgagtttttggtaaatatgttatatatattgaagcctataatctttagtgttgttttaaaatttctaaccacattctacatttgtattaatatattttaagctctttttcatcgTATATgagaattgttataatttttttataaattaatttagtaaaacttcataatactctttaaatcgacggaataaccactataaaatcactattttctttaaaaaaagagacaacaaaggctccaaacctctttgaacatcatcatatgttagttcataatgcaaatatgcattaaaataatattgtcatattttaaaaaaaaaatcaaaatctatgtattacctacgaaaattttgagtttttggtaaatattttatatactgaagcctataatctttaatgttgtttgaaaatttctaaccacattctacatttgtattaatgtattttaagctctttttcatggtatatgagaatcgttataattttttatcaattaatttagtaaaacttcataatactccctaaatcgatggaataaccactataaaatcactattttcttgaaaaacggagacaacaaaagcttcaaacatctttgaacatcatcatatgttagtgcatgatgcaactatgcattaaaacaatagtcatatttttaaaaaaaattctcaaaatttatgtgttataaCCCTTATGAACCGGTctattttttgaacaataaCTCTATTTGGGATTAAATTTGTGTCGATTTAGTTTGAAATCATACCGGATCGATCTTGCATTCTCagaaaatcacccaaaccgaACCGGTCCATTTCAAAACCACGAACCGGTCTACACATAAGTATCTGCTCGTCTCTGTTTCTTCAATTTAAACGAAACCTCAATATCTGTAATTTTACCGACCAAATAAATTTGAtctgaaaaaaaacatttcacgACAACAATTCGTTGGAGTTTTCTTGTGAGAAACACAATACATAGTCACGTGTTTTTACATATTGCTACATTATATTAGAACATGATGATAATATCTAACTTCCCTTCGTCCAATCTTTGATACATTCTGCTCAATCGGTAGCCACACTTAAGAGTAGCCAATAATCGCTTACGTAAGCAGCATAGACACCATTGCAGCAGCAGAGTCAGGTCCATCGTTGTTAACACTCGGTATGATCACTTCAGGCGATACTTGTTGCACAAACTCCTTCAGCTCCGTGAAGCTGCTATGCTCACTGTAAGGAACCTCATACCTGAAAACATGTATCATGATTTTGAGCTTCAATGCACACCACAGAGACTTGGAGATGGCGGATGGAGGAATCATCTTACCTTATTATTGTACCCTGTTGTAACCTTCTTCCTGGAGACTTCTTCTTGGACTTTCCAGATGTCCAGCCAGTTGGAGAGAATGCAACTATAAGGCTGTATCGGTTCTGCATTGACATAACATTCGCCTAAGATCTCagccacacaaaaaaaaaaaaaaacatttgtgtaACTGTTTCTTACTGTGTATCGGTTAGCTATATGTTTAAGCCGTTTGAAACTAGCAAGCGTCCACAAGGGCACAACGTGAATGTGGCTCTCCTCTTCCTTCACTGTAAACCACCGCATATCCTCCTTAGAGAATCCCAAACACTCTAGGAGTTTTAACTTCGCAGGATTGATGTAGATCTTCTCACGTAGCACACGTGCAACCTCCAAGAACAGTCTCTCCTTTCCTTTATaaacagagaagagagaaaatgatTCAGACTCATCAATAAGCCTGTCTCAAACAAGATATATCGATTTATTACCGATGGTGTAGCTTCCTATTAAGAAGAGTGTCTTTGGATTAAAAGCTTCTGCTTGAATAGCCTCAACAACAAACTGTATCACCGCCTCTTGCTTCGGAAAGTCATACTGCAACAAATGATACCATTTGCATCAAAGCAATCAAGAATAGTTATGTTAGTATGATGCATGACTAACCTGAGGGTTACAGTATGTAGTATCAAGGACAAGAGAGCTGATAGGCGAACCAGTCAGCAAGTTCAACATCTCTTCACTATAGCGGAAATCACCGGTATGTAGAACAGCCTATACACATCAACAGAGTTAAAACATAAGCTGACCAACACATGTTTGGAATGGTCTATAGATTAATCACTCACCTTACCGTTGGCTGGTTCAAAGCGTATCATAATGGATCCAGGGCAGTGGTTTGCATCAAAGCATGTCACATCAACGCCTGCAATATTAACCTTCTGGTTAAGATGCAGGACTTGCAGTCTCTCCCAAGGGATCCCAATCTTCATATTTACCAGCTTCGCGGTGATTAAAGAACAGTATATCTTCCCGTGGCTAAAGGACTTGGTCAGACCTTGATAATCTGTAAATGAGGAGACACAGAGGCTTTAAAGGATTGGTTCTTATGTGTAGTTATACATAATTAGGATAAATACTTACGATCAAGATGAAAGTGTGTAAGAAACCAATGGCAACAGTCGCGTGTGAGGTACTTGAATGCGTCCTGCGTTACATATGTTAAACCATAAAGTCACCAAACATGAAATGGAGAGGGTTGTTGTGGAGAATTTACCACTCGAAAAGGTGTCCCTGGAACGCAATTCCACTGAGGAACGACTTTAGATTTTCCGTTGTTGCCGTTTCTTCTCACAGCAGCACGTCTACATCCCGAATCTGCTGCACTCTTTTCTGCGACAGGTTCTTTAGGGAGCTTCCTAATGCCATCAGTAGCCTGACCAGGGAAAAACTCTGTAATCAACTTGTTGGCGGTTGGTTTTCTAGGCTCACTTGCCTTACGAGTGGTTGACCTCTCCCTCTGTCTCTCTGTAACATTGCTAAGAGACTGTGCCTGCGGTTCAGCAGAAGATGCACATGCTTCTTCTCTAAGTGCGCTAAGTGCATTCGCAATCTTCTTTCTAGGGCCAAGTGACGTAATACCTATGCTCAGGAGATCCTATACCAAGTGTAAACAAGTAAGCTGCATAAATTTCTATTTTCATCATTGTGGTGAAGGTACTTATCAAGTTTTTGTGCCATACCTCCTCAGTGAGTGACTGAAGAGTATCCCAGTCAATCTCTTCGCGAAGAAACACATCTTCATATTTAGCTAAACCTAGACTCCTAACCCACTTAAGCACGGGAGAGAGATCACTAACTAGCTCTGGATGCTGAACAGGATCATCAACAGATTCTTCAATGAAACAAGAAGACTTCAATGAGCCCTACACTCAAATTCACAAGTTTTAAAACAGTTAAATCAAAACTACAACCCCTAAAGTCTAAATCAGATAAACAAAAGGAAGAAGCTTTTACTTGCTCAGGAGCTTGAGTATCAAGACAGTTATTGGTGTGAACGTGCCTCTCCTCCTCACTCAAACCTGAGATATCAGTTTCACACAGTGGACACTGAATCGAATCATCTTTGCCTCCTCCACTGTTACTACCCTCAGGCTCAGAGCAAAGCTTTATCAACACGTCAAGCTCAGAGTCTGACTCTACAAAACAACATTCATCCTCCTCCTCGTCCTCTAACCTAAGACTAACTCTCGACTTCGACAACAACCTAGCCTCCATCGAATTACGCGAATACCCCTCGCGATTCGCCTTAAAGCACTCACCTTTTTTCTCCTCCCCACCGACCAAAACGCCGTCGTTTCCTACTTCCGCCGCGAGAGAGCAAGAATCTCCCGCGGAGGAGCAATCAACGCTCGAGGGGATGCAATCAGGAGTAGAAGACGAGCTAGGAAGAATCGAACCCAGCGCATGAGACCCAGATGAGAAGCAAGTGTCGGAGGTGAATTCAGGAGCCGGAGGAATATTCTCCTTCCCCGGATTAGGGCTGAGTCTGGGCTTCTTCCTCGGAGGACGGTGGGAGATGGTTGGGTGGAGGGGTTTTCGAATTGAGAGCTGAGAGGAGGAAGGAGGGATCTGGAAGTCGTCGTCGTCATCTCCGGCGGTGTTCCACATCATTAAGCTCCGGCGAGGGggaagagatagagagagcGTGTTTCGTTTGACTGTGTGGAGCGTTAGCACAAGTTcagaggagagaaagagagagagagagagagagagagagagggaaaacGAAAGACGACGACGTTTCCGATGAATGGGTGTGACGTGAGAGAGcaatctatactatattaaaagggaTATATGAGGAGTAGGGAGGGTGTCCACGTCAGacaaaaaaatcaaccaatcaggtTGCAATGTTTTGCCACGTAAGCTCTTTGTTGCCCGTGTTATTCTTTGGCGTTTTCGTTTGGGCTTTGCGTTTTTCTCCTTTGATCTGCTGTGTATACGTTTGGGCCATGGAGCCCATCAGACTTTAGAGACAGAAATCTGATACCTCGCCGAGTATGTATGCTGAGATCTCGCCCTTTCTCATTTCTTCAAACCCTAACTCTTCGACATCCCCTTTGCTCTTCCTCTTATTTGTTCCGTTTCACGTCTGATTCTCCAGTGCTGCCATGATCACGGAGTCAACTTCTTCGACAACGCCGAGGTTTACGCCAATGGCCGAGCTGAGAAGATCATGGGTCTGGCGATTCGCGAGCTGGACTGGCGGAGATCCGACATCGTGGTCTCCACCAAGATCTTCTGGGGTGGTCCTGGTCCTAACGATAAAGGTTTCTCGAGGAAACATATCATCGAAGGAACCAAAGCTTCTCTCAAAAGACTCGATATGGACTATGTAGATGTCCTCTATTGCCACAGGTCAtaaagatttgatttttttatattttatttcttgaaGATCTATTCTAGGGTTTTGAGTTTTAGATTATGATTTAACTCTTAGGGTTCCTGAGATTGAAATAAAGAGTTCGAGCTTTAGGTCTTTTAGTGTCAATGTCTTCCGTCGTTTCTACTATGGAACCTCTCAGTGGTTCTGTAACGCCTCTCCATTTTTATTTGTCTCCATTCATTGATTCCTTATTCCAATCAGGCTAAAGCCTCATGTCATTTATGTGTATTTCCTTGAGAGGCTTTCAGACCATGTCAGGTGATTCTAAGACGACAGGTCGGCTCTTCTTCTTGCGTTGGTTAATCGCTGAGTTTTTTTAACTTCATTTTCAGCTTCAACAGTTTCGTCAAAAGAAGGCTGACAAAAACACTGATCATAAAAAGGACCCCAAGGGCAGTACAAGCCAAGGAAATCCTCCAAAAAATCTGGTAAGAAGCATGAGCCTAAACCTGACACTGGTGGTGTCAGTGACGAGGCAGAAGCTCCGTCTGATGTGGCTGTAGGAGGAGCTTCATCTCATGTGAATATTGGGATATATGAGGAGTAGGGAGGGTGTCCACGTCAGacaaaaaaatcaaccaatcaggtTGCAATGTTTTGCCACGTAAGCTCTTTGTTGCCCGTGTTATTCTTTGGCGTTTTCGTTTGGGCTTTGCGTTTTTCTCCTTTGATCTGCTGTGTATACGTTTGGGCCATGGAGCCCATCAGACTTTAGAGACAGAAATCTGATACCTCGCCGAGTATGTATGCTGAGATCTCGCCCTTTCTCATTTCTTCAAACCCTAACTCTTCGACATCCCCTTTGCTCTTCCTCTTATTTGTTCCGTTTCACGTCTGATTCTCCAGTGCTGCCATGATCACGGAGTCAACTTCTTCGACAACGCCGAGGTTTACGCCAATGGCCGAGCTGAGAAGATCATGGGTCTGGCGATTCGCGAGCTGGACTGGCGGAGATCCGACATCGTGGTCTCCACCAAGATCTTCTGGGGTGGTCCTGGTCCTAACGATAAAGGTTTCTCGAGGAAACATATCATCGAAGGAACCAAAGCTTCTCTCAAAAGACTCGATATGGACTATGTAGATGTCCTCTATTGCCACAGGTCAtaaagatttgatttttttatattttatttcttgaaGATCTATTCTAGGGTTTTGAGTTTTAGATTATGATTTAACTCTTAGGGTTCCTGAGATTGAAATAAAGAGTTCGAGCTTTAGGTCTTTTAGTGTCAATGTCTTCCGTCGTTTCTACTATGGAACCTCTCAGTGGTTCTGTAACGCCTCTCCATTTTTATTTGTCTCCATTCATTGATTCCTTATTCCAATCAGGCTAAAGCCTCATGTCATTTATGTGTATTTCCTTGAGAGGCTTTCAGACCATGTCAGGTGATTCTAAGACGACAGGTCGGCTCTTCTTCTTGCGTTGGTTAATCGCTGAGTTTTTTTAACTTCATTTTCAGCTTCAACAGTTTCGTCAAAAGAAGGCTGACAAAAACACTGATCATAAAAAGGACCCCAAGGGCAGTACAAGCCAAGGAAATCCTCCAAAAAATCTGGTAAGAAGCATGAGCCTAAACCTGACACTGGTGGTGTCAGTGACGAGGCAGAAGCTCCGTCTGATGTGGCTGTAGGAGGAGCTTCATCTCATGTGAATATTGGGATATATGAGGAGTAGGGAGGGTGTCCACGTCAGacaaaaaaatcaaccaatcaggtTGCAATGTTTTGCCACGTAAGCTCTTTGTTGCCCGTGTTATTCTTTGGCGTTTTCGTTTGGGCTTTGCGTTTTTCTCCTTTGATCTGCTGTGTATACGTTTGGGCCATGGAGCCCATCAGACTTTAGAGACAGAAATCTGATACCTCGCCGAGTATGTATGCTGAGATCTCGCCCTTTCTCATTTCTTCAAACCCTAACTCTTCGACATCCCCTTTGCTCTTCCTCTTATTTGTTCCGTTTCACGTCTGATTCTCCAGTGCTGCCATGATCACGGAGTCAACTTCTTCGACAACGCCGAGGTTTACGCCAATGGCCGAGCTGAGAAGATCATGGGTCTGGCGATTCGCGAGCTGGACTGGCGGAGATCCGACATCGTGGTCTCCACCAAGATCTTCTGGGGTGGTCCTGGTCCTAACGATAAAGGTTTCTCGAGGAAACATATCATCGAAGGAACCAAAGCTTCTCTCAAAAGACTCGATATGGACTATGTAGATGTCCTCTATTGCCACAGGTCATaaagatttgattttttatattttatttcttgaaGATCTATTCTAGGGTTTTGAGTTTTAGATTATGATTTAACTCTTAGGGTTCCTGAGATTGAAATAAAGAGTTCGAGCTTTAGGTCTTTTAGTGTCAATGTCTTCCGTCGTTTCTACTATGGAACCTCTCAGTGGTTCTGTAACGCCTCTCCATTTTTATTTGTCTCCATTCATTGATTCCTTATTCCAATCAGGCTAAAGCCTCATGTCATTTATGTGTATTTCCTTGAGAGGCTTTCAGACCATGTCAGGTGATTCTAAGACGACAGGTCGGCTCTTCTTCTTGCGTTGGTTAATCGCTGAGTTTTTTTAACTTCATTTTCAGCTTCAACAGTTTCGTCAAAAGAAGGCTGACAAAAACACTGATCATAAAAAGGACCCCAAGGGCAGTACAAGCCAAGGAAATCCTCCAAAAAATCTGGTAAGAAGCATGAGCCTAAACCTGACACTGGTGGTGTCAGTGACGAGGCAGAAGCTCCGTCTGATGTGGCTGTAGGAGGAGCTTCATCTCATGTGAATATTGGGATATATGAGGAGTAGGGAGGGTGTCCACGTCAGacaaaaaaatcaaccaatcaggtTGCAATGTTTTGCCACGTAAGCTCTTTGTTGCCCGTGTTATTCTTTGGCGTTTTCGTTTGGGCTTTGCGTTTTTCTCCTTTGATCTGCTGTGTATACGTTTGGGCCATGGAGCCCATCAGACTTTAGAGACAGAAATCTGATACCTCGCCGAGTATGTATGCTGAGATCTCGCCCTTTCTCATTTCTTCAAACCCTAACTCTTCGACATCCCCTTTGCTCTTCCTCTTATTTGTTCCGTTTCACGTCTGATTCTCCAGTGCTGCCATGATCACGGAGTCAACTTCTTCGACAACGCCGAGGTTTACGCCAATGGCCGAGCTGAGAAGATCATGGGTCTGGCGATTCGCGAGCTGGACTGGCGGAGATCCGACATCGTGGTCTCCACCAAGATCTTCTGGGGTGGTCCTGGTCCTAACGATAAAGGTTTCTCGAGGAAACATATCATCGAAGGAACCAAAGCTTCTCTCAAAAGACTCGATATGGACTATGTAGATGTCCTCTATTGCCACAGGTCAtaaagatttgatttttttatattttatttcttgaaGATCTATTCTAGGGTTTTGAGTTTTAGATTATGATTTAACTCTTAGGGTTCCTGAGATTGAAATAAAGAGTTCGAGCTTTAGGTCTTTTAGTGTCAATGTCTTCCGTCGTTTCTACTATGGAACCTCTCAGTGGTTCTGTAACGCCTCTCCATTTTTATTTGTCTCCATTCATTGATTCCTTATTCCAATCAGGCTAAAGCCTCATGTCATTTATGTGTATTTCCTTGAGAGGCTTTCAGACCATGTCAGGTGATTCTAAGACGACAGGTCGGCTCTTCTTCTTGCGTTGGTTAATCGCTGAGTTTTTTTAACTTCATTTTCAGCTTCAACAGTTTCGTCAAAAGAAGGCTGACAAAAACACTGATCATAAAAAGGACCCCAAGGGCAGTACAAGCCAAGGAAATCCTCCAAAAAATCTGGTAAGAAGCATGAGCCTAAACCTGACACTGGTGGTGTCAGTGACGAGGCAGAAGCTCCGTCTGATGTGGCTGTAGGAGGAGCTTCATCTCATGTGAATATTGGTGAGGAGGTTGTTGATCCTCCACCGACTTCTGTAAATGCAGCAGCTAACAGTGATGTTTCAGTTGACACGCTTCAGCCAGGAAACACCACAGCAACTTCTGATAGTGGAGATGAACCGAGAAAAGAAGTTGCGAATTCCGAAAATGATATCAGCGTAGCATTGTCCACGGAAGAAGAGAATGTGAAGAGTATCGACATTGGAGCGGCTGGCGCAGTAGATTCTTTGACGTCTGACCTTGCAGATACCGAGAAGGGAGTTACACATGACGATGCAGAGGAGTCCCTTCTGGCCGTACGATCTGAGTTACAAAAGAGATCTAATGAACTTGAACAATCAGAACAGAGGTTATTATCTACTAGAGAGAAGCTTAGCATAGCTGTTGTCACGTGTTAGCTCTGTTTGTTCTCATATGCATTTTAAGACTCAGAGACAGAGAGAGCATTATCTGttgtgttttagtttttgttgtttCCACTTTTAAAAACAAGTATAATGTTTTTGAAACTTAAAAGTTGGCTTTTATAGTTGTTGTCAAGAGGTCAGTAGTAATGTAGTATATTGAAAAGCTCATTTAAACGATTGTTAACTGTGTTAAAAAAACAGTTGTTAATTATcatataagtttttattttataaaaacagaGGAAGTGAAGATATACTAATTTAAAGATTTGATGAAAAGTATATAATGCTGATCATGCACATCATAATGTCAGCACCATCCTAAGTCTAATGTTTAGTCTACCTGTTGGCAATTGTTTAGTTCCAATTATTTAGTTTCTTCTTAAAACATACATGCACGTacatttctgatttttttgtttgaaaagacatttctgatttttttttacatagatATCCTATACAACTTCGATTTTCTTTTGGGGTAAGATTCATTTTTCACCgtcattttaaaactaattttggatattctattttatttagttaaatcagaaaacaattttttttagaattgtcTAAAGAAAGTAAGAAATAGAGAAAAACGTTCCTAGGCAATTTTATGAATTTACTAtttgagaaaacaaaagaagtaaATCCGGATTTATAATTATTAGTAGATAGATCATCTCAAGAGTACAAGTGAAAcgaataaaatcaaaaaattattaataatcttaattgaaaaaaaataataattagagaATTTTCGAAAGGAGAGTTAGTTATTGGAATTTGTCTTTCACCATCCACCCGCGTTTATTTTTGAGAACGCTTCTCAGCGTCTCTCTCCTCTCATCCCAAAAAAGTCTAAAGGTAagtgttttatatttaacatattgttcatacaattatttttaaatattcaggTGCATGAAAATTGGAACTCGCTTCTTCACTAGCAACCAAATTTTACTTTGACAGCTCAGTCAAAtacatcaaacattttaaagAACGAATACCATATTAACTACAGAATTAGCTGAGGTACAAAGAAACTCCAACACAACCAAAGTTATAGAGTGAAAAAAAGACTGCACCCTGTTTCTATTCTTTTTCTTATGTCCTACCAAGTATTACATTTTGTTTGACTCGACtgtaataaa
Protein-coding regions in this window:
- the LOC125585720 gene encoding probable voltage-gated potassium channel subunit beta, yielding MGLAIRELDWRRSDIVVSTKIFWGGPGPNDKGFSRKHIIEGTKASLKRLDMDYVDVLYCHRPCQLQQFRQKKADKNTDHKKDPKGSTSQGNPPKNLVRSMSLNLTLVVSVTRQKLRLMWL
- the LOC106394261 gene encoding DNA cross-link repair 1A protein; translation: MMWNTAGDDDDDFQIPPSSSQLSIRKPLHPTISHRPPRKKPRLSPNPGKENIPPAPEFTSDTCFSSGSHALGSILPSSSSTPDCIPSSVDCSSAGDSCSLAAEVGNDGVLVGGEEKKGECFKANREGYSRNSMEARLLSKSRVSLRLEDEEEDECCFVESDSELDVLIKLCSEPEGSNSGGGKDDSIQCPLCETDISGLSEEERHVHTNNCLDTQAPEQGSLKSSCFIEESVDDPVQHPELVSDLSPVLKWVRSLGLAKYEDVFLREEIDWDTLQSLTEEDLLSIGITSLGPRKKIANALSALREEACASSAEPQAQSLSNVTERQRERSTTRKASEPRKPTANKLITEFFPGQATDGIRKLPKEPVAEKSAADSGCRRAAVRRNGNNGKSKVVPQWNCVPGTPFRVDAFKYLTRDCCHWFLTHFHLDHYQGLTKSFSHGKIYCSLITAKLVNMKIGIPWERLQVLHLNQKVNIAGVDVTCFDANHCPGSIMIRFEPANGKAVLHTGDFRYSEEMLNLLTGSPISSLVLDTTYCNPQYDFPKQEAVIQFVVEAIQAEAFNPKTLFLIGSYTIGKERLFLEVARVLREKIYINPAKLKLLECLGFSKEDMRWFTVKEEESHIHVVPLWTLASFKRLKHIANRYTNRYSLIVAFSPTGWTSGKSKKKSPGRRLQQGTIIRYEVPYSEHSSFTELKEFVQQVSPEVIIPSVNNDGPDSAAAMVSMLLT